The Exiguobacterium aurantiacum DSM 6208 genome includes a window with the following:
- a CDS encoding TerC/Alx family metal homeostasis membrane protein codes for MTLLIGFLLLVVVMLALDLGVFHRKAHEVSMREAWTWTFVWIGIAIAFGGWLFYSQGSTVATEYASVYFIEKALAIDNVFVFSLVFAYFAIPLKYQHKVLFWGILGAIFFRAVFIVAGVSLLENFGWVYYVFGAFLIYTGWMMYKNIGKEESLEENKTLRWLERRLPLTQDISSGKFTKRINGKLFFTPLFIALIFIELSDIVFAVDSVAASFAYSRDPYIIFYANIMAILGLRSLYFVLANLIDRFYYLKHGLSFMLVFIGTKMVFGDVYKMPIWMSLGAIVIVILISVIYSFYKTKPNEESMRKRETS; via the coding sequence TTGACCCTACTCATTGGGTTTTTACTGCTCGTCGTCGTCATGCTCGCACTTGATTTAGGTGTGTTTCACCGGAAAGCCCACGAGGTGTCGATGCGTGAGGCATGGACGTGGACGTTCGTCTGGATTGGGATCGCCATCGCCTTCGGCGGTTGGTTGTTCTACTCGCAAGGCAGCACGGTCGCGACGGAGTATGCGAGTGTCTACTTCATCGAGAAAGCGCTCGCGATTGACAACGTGTTCGTGTTCTCGCTCGTCTTCGCTTACTTCGCGATTCCGCTCAAGTACCAGCACAAGGTGTTGTTCTGGGGCATCCTCGGCGCGATTTTCTTCCGGGCCGTCTTCATCGTCGCCGGTGTGTCGCTCTTAGAGAACTTTGGTTGGGTCTATTACGTGTTCGGTGCCTTCCTCATCTATACCGGATGGATGATGTATAAGAACATCGGGAAAGAAGAGTCGCTCGAAGAGAACAAGACGCTCCGATGGCTCGAGCGTCGCCTACCGCTCACACAAGATATCTCATCCGGCAAGTTCACGAAACGCATCAACGGAAAGCTGTTCTTCACACCGCTCTTCATCGCGCTCATCTTCATCGAGCTGTCAGATATCGTCTTCGCCGTCGACTCGGTCGCCGCTAGCTTCGCCTATTCGCGTGACCCGTATATTATCTTCTACGCGAACATCATGGCGATTCTCGGACTCCGTAGCCTTTACTTCGTCCTCGCCAACTTGATTGACCGCTTCTACTACTTGAAGCACGGGCTCAGCTTCATGCTCGTCTTCATCGGAACGAAGATGGTGTTCGGTGATGTGTACAAGATGCCGATTTGGATGTCGCTCGGTGCGATTGTCATCGTGATTTTAATTAGTGTCATCTATAGTTTCTACAAAACGAAACCTAACGAGGAAAGCATGCGTAAAAGAGAGACGAGTTAA
- a CDS encoding response regulator transcription factor, protein MKILIVDDEMKMRRLLRLFLEGDGYTCLEASDATEALELIADRPDLVLLDIMMPDVDGITLCRQLKKRDAELPVVLLTARSDSETTIRGLDAGADDYVTKPFDGNVLLARIRAVLRRSRLTNVSYNQLRYDEPSGRVLYKEQEVVLTPKATAILKLFLEHPNRLYNRMDLYDLVWPYSSESDPRTVDAHIRMIRDKLGEAGFPIDDYLKTVWGRGYRWVEGRDVP, encoded by the coding sequence ATGAAGATACTGATTGTGGATGATGAGATGAAGATGCGCCGCCTGTTGCGGCTCTTCCTCGAAGGCGACGGCTATACGTGTCTCGAGGCGAGCGATGCGACCGAAGCGCTCGAGCTCATCGCCGACCGTCCTGACTTGGTCTTATTGGATATTATGATGCCAGACGTGGACGGCATCACACTCTGTCGTCAACTGAAAAAACGGGACGCAGAGTTGCCCGTCGTCCTGTTGACGGCACGGTCCGATAGCGAGACGACGATTCGCGGCTTAGACGCCGGTGCCGATGACTATGTGACGAAACCGTTCGATGGGAACGTCTTGCTCGCTCGGATTCGCGCCGTGTTACGACGTAGCCGACTCACAAACGTCAGCTATAATCAATTGCGATACGACGAACCGAGCGGCCGCGTGCTTTATAAGGAACAAGAGGTCGTGTTGACCCCGAAAGCGACGGCGATTTTGAAATTGTTCCTCGAGCACCCGAACCGTTTATACAACCGCATGGACTTGTATGACCTCGTCTGGCCGTATTCTTCAGAATCCGACCCCCGGACGGTCGATGCCCACATCCGCATGATTCGGGACAAGCTCGGGGAGGCCGGGTTCCCGATCGACGATTACTTGAAAACCGTGTGGGGACGGGGCTATCGATGGGTCGAGGGGCGGGATGTGCCGTGA
- a CDS encoding DedA family protein, translating into MEQWIQQIMEQFGYLGVLFLIFIENVFPPIPSELILVFGGFLTTTSTLMPGWMIAVATAGSVIGAITLYCVGLVFDEERLESWVNRYGKRIYLKAEDVRKADHWFDRFGPNLVFFGRFVPVVRSLISIPAGMSNMPFLKFLTLTTLGTAIWNTVLIYIGVYVGANWQMWLARVESYSHVMYTILATIALVLGTLFLRLIWKRRKLER; encoded by the coding sequence GTGGAACAATGGATTCAACAAATCATGGAACAATTCGGCTATCTCGGCGTGCTGTTTCTCATCTTTATCGAGAACGTCTTCCCGCCCATCCCGTCCGAGCTCATTTTAGTGTTCGGCGGCTTTTTGACGACAACGTCGACACTCATGCCCGGCTGGATGATCGCCGTCGCGACCGCAGGCTCCGTCATCGGGGCAATCACGTTATATTGTGTCGGTCTGGTCTTCGACGAAGAACGTCTCGAATCATGGGTCAATCGTTACGGTAAGCGCATCTATTTGAAAGCGGAAGACGTTCGCAAAGCAGACCATTGGTTCGACCGATTCGGACCGAACCTCGTCTTCTTCGGTCGGTTCGTTCCGGTCGTCCGCAGTTTGATTTCAATCCCGGCCGGTATGTCGAACATGCCGTTCCTCAAATTCCTGACGTTGACGACGCTCGGGACGGCTATTTGGAATACGGTCCTCATCTACATCGGGGTCTATGTCGGCGCTAACTGGCAGATGTGGTTGGCACGGGTCGAGTCGTACTCACATGTCATGTACACGATTCTGGCCACCATCGCCCTCGTCCTTGGAACCCTGTTCCTTCGTCTAATTTGGAAACGGCGAAAACTCGAGCGATGA
- a CDS encoding UDP-N-acetylmuramoyl-L-alanyl-D-glutamate--2,6-diaminopimelate ligase, which yields MDLLEKGEHLVLNNLQHLLTGLSQTITWTYVEHPNETLIEGISFSSKEVKNNYLFVCITGHRHDGHNFIDEAIANGAIAIIAERPIDAPVSVIYCRDTKIALAELAAMFYDDPSKRLRLHGVTGTNGKTTTTSLAFQLFTSLGMKAGSIGTLGIHYAGQTFTTPNTTPDPLTVNRHLDEMVKAGITDCVMEVSSQAIAESRITGLSFQSASFLNLTHDHLDYHGSMDSYAETKARLFKQVTANGHVFLNRDDPFHERMGARAPRRVKRSYYSRRDTSVDLFGQLERDRLLLQTKGRSLAVKPPFTETYNLDNMLCALGIVLSTGASLEDTVPRLASLRLPSGRLERIEGIASLAYVDYGHTPDAIQEVVTALTERHARVLVLLSAAGERDRSKRSEMTKIVSQSGADYVLSVHDPRREAPQQILDDLASGRTARPPLSVHPIRHDAIRAFAERLPDYDCGVIFGKGHDRIERVDGELIPCDEPALVHRFYPHEREPGDASRTER from the coding sequence ATGGACTTACTAGAAAAAGGAGAACATCTCGTGCTCAACAATTTGCAACACCTCTTAACAGGACTAAGCCAAACCATCACTTGGACGTATGTGGAACACCCGAATGAGACGTTGATTGAAGGAATCTCGTTCTCCTCGAAAGAAGTGAAAAATAATTATTTATTCGTCTGTATAACCGGACACCGGCATGACGGACACAATTTCATCGATGAGGCCATCGCAAACGGTGCCATCGCCATCATCGCGGAACGACCGATTGATGCGCCTGTCTCCGTCATTTATTGTCGGGACACAAAAATCGCTTTGGCCGAGCTCGCGGCGATGTTTTATGACGACCCTTCGAAGCGTTTACGTTTGCACGGGGTCACGGGGACGAACGGGAAAACGACGACGACCTCGCTCGCGTTTCAACTGTTCACTTCCCTCGGGATGAAGGCCGGGTCGATTGGGACGCTCGGGATCCATTATGCGGGTCAAACTTTTACGACGCCGAACACGACGCCGGACCCGTTAACCGTCAACCGCCATTTAGATGAGATGGTCAAAGCGGGAATCACCGACTGCGTCATGGAAGTCTCTTCTCAGGCGATCGCTGAATCCCGCATCACTGGCCTTTCTTTTCAATCGGCATCTTTCCTGAACTTGACCCATGATCATTTAGATTACCACGGGTCGATGGATTCCTACGCAGAGACGAAAGCCCGCCTGTTCAAACAAGTGACGGCGAACGGCCATGTCTTCCTCAACCGAGACGACCCGTTCCATGAGCGGATGGGAGCAAGGGCACCCCGTCGTGTGAAACGAAGCTATTACAGCCGCCGTGACACGTCCGTTGATTTGTTCGGACAACTCGAGCGTGACCGCTTGTTGCTTCAGACGAAAGGACGGTCCCTCGCCGTCAAGCCCCCGTTCACGGAAACGTATAACCTCGACAACATGCTGTGCGCACTCGGGATCGTGCTCTCCACCGGTGCGTCGCTTGAAGACACCGTACCGCGACTCGCTTCCCTTCGCTTGCCGAGCGGTCGACTCGAGCGGATTGAGGGCATCGCTTCCCTCGCCTATGTCGATTATGGGCACACGCCGGATGCGATCCAAGAAGTCGTCACGGCTTTGACCGAACGTCACGCGCGTGTCCTCGTGCTGCTCAGTGCCGCCGGGGAACGGGACCGCTCAAAGCGCAGCGAGATGACCAAAATCGTCTCGCAATCGGGAGCGGACTATGTATTGTCGGTCCACGACCCGAGAAGGGAGGCACCGCAACAGATTCTTGACGATTTGGCGTCAGGGCGAACCGCTCGCCCGCCGTTATCCGTTCATCCGATCCGGCACGACGCCATCCGGGCGTTCGCCGAACGGCTTCCGGACTATGACTGTGGCGTCATTTTCGGAAAAGGACACGATCGAATCGAGCGTGTCGACGGCGAGCTGATCCCGTGTGACGAACCGGCCCTCGTCCATCGTTTCTATCCACATGAAAGGGAACCGGGGGACGCATCACGAACTGAACGTTGA
- a CDS encoding DUF305 domain-containing protein — translation MNPYVKFGVMIGVSTFLMYWLMYLNVFQLGHVFFSQTRLYMALIMGSVMAFVMLLFMWGMYKNKKLNTIILGTSALVFGLSLWLVRSQTTVDDVSWMKAMIPHHSIAILTSERAEIEDPRVKQLSEEIIHAQEREIAEMKRLIEELEKEEEQAKTDMQVHAKTDRSE, via the coding sequence ATGAATCCATACGTAAAATTTGGGGTCATGATCGGCGTGTCAACGTTCCTCATGTATTGGCTCATGTATTTGAACGTGTTTCAACTCGGCCACGTCTTTTTCAGTCAGACACGACTTTACATGGCCCTCATTATGGGGTCGGTCATGGCGTTCGTCATGTTGCTCTTTATGTGGGGAATGTACAAAAACAAGAAGCTGAATACAATCATCTTAGGGACGAGCGCACTCGTGTTCGGATTGTCGCTATGGCTCGTCCGGAGTCAGACGACGGTCGACGACGTCAGTTGGATGAAAGCGATGATTCCACATCACTCGATTGCCATTTTAACGAGTGAACGGGCGGAAATTGAAGACCCGCGCGTGAAGCAACTGTCGGAAGAAATCATCCATGCGCAAGAACGGGAAATTGCCGAGATGAAGCGATTGATTGAAGAGTTGGAAAAAGAAGAGGAACAAGCTAAAACTGACATGCAAGTGCATGCCAAGACGGACAGGAGTGAATAA
- a CDS encoding hemolysin family protein yields the protein MDSSWLLDLSIILFLILLNGVFAMSEIALISSKPSRLEAAAARGSRSAAIALRHAKDPTDLLSTVQVGITLIGIINGAFGGARFSDPLAQQLIALGLGREIAATLGYIIVVTIITYLSLIIGELVPKRIALVTPERVTMTIIPALDFFSKMMKPFVFVLSKSTLVVYKLLGLKSEQSTGEAELEIKQLLSEGMAQGDFAHDEVKQVERLFAFHDRYVYQLMQPRTTVEWIDLDDSIEEIQETIYKSQHNKLPVGRGSLDQFIGFVEIRELLSLPSIKHETQILKRVRQPLVVPRQQAGSLVLQSMQQSGVEMAFVLDEYGGFLGVVTLFDILEEIIGEVVVEQEEPSVVQREDGSYLADGMLNIDEAKQLFGLPRELEGEERAAFHTLAGFVITGLGTFPKKGDVMEAHGLRFEIVDMDGRRIDQVLVQLLDLEPSIETQ from the coding sequence TTGGATTCTTCCTGGCTGCTTGATTTATCGATTATTTTGTTTCTTATTTTGTTGAACGGTGTATTCGCGATGTCGGAGATTGCGCTCATCTCTTCGAAGCCGAGTCGGCTCGAAGCGGCTGCCGCTCGCGGGAGCCGCAGTGCTGCGATTGCCCTCCGTCATGCGAAGGACCCGACCGACCTGTTGTCGACCGTTCAAGTCGGGATTACGTTGATTGGGATCATCAACGGTGCGTTCGGTGGTGCCCGATTCTCAGATCCGTTGGCCCAACAGTTGATTGCCCTCGGACTCGGGCGCGAAATCGCCGCGACGCTCGGATACATCATCGTCGTCACGATTATCACGTACTTGTCGCTCATCATCGGAGAGCTCGTGCCGAAACGAATCGCCCTCGTCACACCGGAACGCGTGACGATGACGATCATCCCGGCCCTCGATTTCTTCAGCAAGATGATGAAGCCGTTCGTCTTCGTCTTATCGAAGTCGACGCTCGTCGTGTATAAGTTGCTCGGATTGAAGTCTGAACAATCGACCGGAGAAGCAGAATTGGAGATTAAACAATTATTGAGCGAAGGGATGGCCCAAGGGGATTTCGCCCATGATGAAGTGAAACAAGTCGAGCGCTTGTTCGCGTTCCACGACCGCTATGTCTATCAATTGATGCAACCGCGCACGACCGTGGAATGGATTGACTTAGACGATTCGATTGAAGAGATTCAAGAGACGATTTACAAGAGTCAGCACAATAAACTCCCGGTCGGCCGGGGGAGCTTGGACCAATTCATCGGGTTCGTCGAGATTCGTGAGCTGTTGTCGCTCCCGTCGATCAAACATGAGACCCAAATTTTGAAACGTGTGCGACAGCCGCTCGTCGTACCGCGTCAACAAGCCGGAAGCCTCGTCTTACAGTCGATGCAGCAAAGCGGTGTCGAGATGGCATTCGTATTGGACGAATATGGTGGCTTCCTCGGTGTCGTCACGTTGTTTGATATTTTAGAAGAGATTATCGGAGAGGTCGTCGTCGAGCAGGAAGAACCGTCTGTCGTCCAACGAGAGGATGGTTCATATCTCGCGGACGGGATGCTCAATATCGATGAGGCGAAGCAACTGTTCGGCCTCCCGCGTGAACTCGAAGGGGAGGAACGGGCGGCGTTCCATACACTCGCCGGCTTCGTCATCACCGGACTCGGGACGTTCCCGAAAAAAGGCGATGTCATGGAAGCCCACGGCTTACGCTTTGAAATCGTCGATATGGACGGACGAAGGATTGACCAGGTGTTGGTTCAACTGCTCGATTTAGAACCGTCCATTGAAACACAATAA
- a CDS encoding SDR family oxidoreductase, producing the protein MKYLVTGATGKLGSKIVDVLLQSVPASEVAVSVRNPEKASLLKEKGVDVRHGDFDKPETLEAALKGVERLLIISADGDNDTRIRQHANAVEAAEAAGVKFIAYTSLADAQQSQNLMAPPHVETEGAIERTGIKHAFLRNNWYLENELGSIQGVLAGAPWVTAARDGKVGWALQQDYAEAAANVLLADDFEQDIFELSGPLHTQAELVEALGEVIGRDVELQEVSLEAYEGAMRGAGVPEVAIPIVVGIQDSIRNGSLEVESNDFELLLGRPVTPLKEALKQLVDTL; encoded by the coding sequence ATGAAATACTTAGTCACAGGGGCAACCGGGAAACTCGGTTCAAAGATCGTCGACGTCTTACTTCAATCAGTACCGGCAAGTGAAGTGGCGGTCAGCGTCCGCAACCCAGAGAAAGCGTCGCTATTGAAGGAAAAAGGTGTCGACGTGCGTCATGGCGACTTTGACAAGCCGGAGACGCTCGAAGCGGCGCTCAAAGGGGTCGAGCGACTCCTGATCATCTCAGCAGACGGAGACAACGACACCCGCATCCGCCAACATGCGAACGCAGTCGAAGCCGCAGAGGCAGCAGGGGTCAAGTTCATCGCCTATACGAGTCTCGCGGATGCCCAGCAGAGTCAGAACTTGATGGCACCGCCGCACGTTGAGACGGAAGGCGCAATTGAACGGACAGGAATCAAGCATGCGTTCCTGCGCAACAACTGGTACTTAGAGAACGAACTCGGAAGCATCCAAGGCGTCCTCGCTGGTGCCCCGTGGGTGACGGCGGCTCGTGACGGGAAAGTCGGCTGGGCGCTCCAACAGGACTATGCCGAGGCGGCGGCGAACGTGCTCCTAGCAGACGATTTCGAGCAAGACATCTTCGAACTGTCGGGCCCGCTCCATACACAAGCCGAGCTTGTCGAGGCGCTCGGGGAAGTCATCGGACGAGACGTCGAACTCCAAGAAGTGAGCCTCGAGGCGTATGAAGGTGCGATGCGCGGCGCCGGCGTGCCGGAAGTGGCCATCCCGATTGTCGTCGGCATTCAAGACAGCATCCGCAACGGCTCGCTCGAGGTCGAGTCAAACGATTTCGAACTTTTACTCGGCCGGCCGGTGACGCCATTAAAAGAAGCGCTTAAACAATTGGTCGATACGTTATAA
- a CDS encoding methyl-accepting chemotaxis protein, giving the protein MSSTKRNQLMLVTTLVIVLTSVIVHLLHRFTDFAYAYTVLRNGTTGYPYPLAAWVLFAIPVVFFICMLVSERRHPRSFPYWMMLTLTFSSISTVAGGQGLVEYHFSIFVVLAILSFMRRIDLILYSTVIFAVQHLAGYFLFPEIICGTSDYPFSLLLVHAVYLILLSAVLVTQIHFRNLESARAKANEDETKRLLDQAVADASRLVTSLKEHAAELEAAASQSLESGEQIAVSVDPIVAHATDQQTSMTHGADEIQAIRSLTALIQERMAQTANASSRIASDAVAGNRDMQRMEAKVEEIIGESTRLDDVVTTMSNRSSEIQAILQHVETISEQTNMLALNASIEAARAGEAGRGFAVVAAEVGKLAVQSREYASEMTRVLGGLMEDTTVVRDSAKLFKHATENCQSVASDVTAVFTRLTEDVSEIDAKITSIQETRQHVTAQMEALETRLASTKVAANELQHQIEHVASATEEQVAIQKELSHMSDRLASTAGTLDVVTGQLEQRANT; this is encoded by the coding sequence ATGAGTTCAACGAAACGTAATCAATTGATGCTCGTGACGACGCTCGTCATCGTCTTGACGTCCGTCATCGTCCACCTGCTCCACCGTTTCACCGATTTTGCTTACGCCTATACCGTCCTACGGAACGGCACGACCGGTTATCCGTATCCGCTCGCGGCATGGGTGCTGTTCGCGATCCCGGTCGTCTTCTTCATCTGCATGCTGGTGAGCGAACGGAGACACCCCCGCTCGTTCCCGTACTGGATGATGCTGACGCTGACGTTTTCGAGCATCTCGACCGTCGCCGGCGGTCAAGGGCTCGTCGAGTATCACTTCTCGATTTTCGTCGTCTTGGCGATCTTGTCGTTCATGCGCCGCATCGACTTGATCCTATACAGCACCGTCATCTTCGCCGTGCAGCATTTGGCCGGGTACTTCTTGTTCCCCGAGATCATTTGCGGCACGAGCGACTATCCGTTCAGCCTTCTGCTCGTCCACGCCGTGTATTTGATCTTGTTGAGCGCTGTGCTCGTCACGCAGATCCATTTCAGAAATTTGGAGTCTGCCCGCGCGAAAGCGAACGAGGACGAGACGAAACGGCTGCTCGACCAAGCCGTCGCGGACGCGAGCCGTCTCGTGACGTCATTAAAAGAACACGCCGCCGAACTCGAGGCCGCCGCGAGTCAATCGCTCGAGTCTGGTGAACAGATTGCCGTCTCGGTCGACCCGATCGTCGCCCATGCGACCGACCAACAGACGTCGATGACGCACGGGGCGGACGAGATTCAAGCGATCCGTTCCCTGACCGCCCTCATCCAAGAACGGATGGCCCAGACGGCGAACGCCTCGTCACGTATCGCCTCGGACGCGGTCGCGGGTAACCGTGACATGCAGCGCATGGAAGCGAAAGTCGAAGAGATCATCGGCGAATCGACGCGGCTCGATGACGTCGTCACGACGATGTCGAACCGTTCGAGCGAGATTCAAGCCATCTTGCAACACGTCGAGACGATTTCCGAACAGACGAACATGCTCGCCTTGAACGCTTCAATCGAAGCGGCACGTGCTGGGGAAGCCGGACGTGGATTCGCCGTCGTCGCGGCCGAAGTCGGAAAGCTCGCCGTTCAATCTCGCGAGTACGCATCTGAAATGACACGCGTACTCGGCGGATTAATGGAGGATACGACGGTCGTCCGCGACTCGGCGAAGCTATTCAAACATGCGACCGAGAACTGCCAAAGTGTCGCGTCGGACGTCACGGCCGTCTTCACCCGACTGACCGAGGATGTCTCTGAAATCGATGCAAAAATTACGTCCATCCAAGAGACCCGTCAACACGTGACGGCGCAAATGGAAGCACTCGAGACACGGCTCGCCTCGACGAAAGTCGCCGCGAACGAACTCCAGCATCAAATCGAGCACGTCGCGTCAGCCACGGAAGAACAGGTCGCGATTCAAAAAGAACTGAGCCACATGTCGGACCGGCTCGCCTCGACCGCGGGTACGCTCGACGTCGTGACCGGACAGCTCGAACAACGCGCCAACACGTAA
- a CDS encoding F510_1955 family glycosylhydrolase, with the protein MKKKLILPTLLATVFLTACGPDTPPNETATESEAPVAETEQKSQQVEVDNWKRVETDAAITHIHGTGFWQDDARPVVATHHGLMEYREDGWYELMSNRHDYMGFELVEDGFYASGHPERQSAFKNPLGVVRGTDRGETLEVRSLEGEADFHHMSVGYRSESLYVYLEEPTNELRPGFYRSLDKGETFEPMKMEGTERHGIAGLLADAREPLRVHVYGPNGMLVSDDGGDTFDTLISGEHILLATTDDTTLAYVREASDYELVLRQDEDETVLPLPDLEADAVPIELAIDEGRLLLATSDNSVYLYEEGSWSTLLQTGAAK; encoded by the coding sequence ATGAAGAAAAAGTTGATTTTGCCAACTCTGTTGGCGACCGTATTTTTGACCGCTTGTGGACCGGACACGCCACCGAATGAAACGGCGACTGAATCGGAAGCGCCTGTGGCCGAGACGGAACAAAAGTCACAACAAGTCGAAGTCGACAATTGGAAACGAGTCGAGACCGACGCGGCCATCACCCACATCCATGGGACCGGGTTTTGGCAGGACGATGCCCGTCCGGTCGTTGCGACGCACCACGGACTGATGGAGTATCGGGAAGATGGCTGGTACGAATTGATGTCGAACCGTCACGATTATATGGGTTTTGAGCTTGTCGAGGATGGTTTTTATGCGAGCGGTCACCCCGAACGTCAATCCGCATTTAAAAATCCGCTCGGTGTCGTCCGCGGCACCGACCGAGGCGAAACGCTCGAAGTCCGTTCGCTAGAAGGGGAGGCGGATTTTCACCATATGAGCGTGGGTTACAGGTCAGAAAGTTTATACGTCTATCTCGAAGAGCCGACAAATGAGTTGCGACCAGGCTTTTACCGTTCGCTCGACAAAGGTGAGACGTTTGAACCGATGAAGATGGAAGGGACGGAACGGCACGGCATCGCCGGTCTCCTCGCCGACGCGAGAGAGCCGCTGCGCGTGCACGTGTACGGCCCGAACGGGATGCTCGTCTCGGACGATGGGGGCGATACGTTCGACACGTTGATCTCAGGCGAGCACATCCTCCTCGCCACGACGGACGACACGACGCTCGCCTATGTGCGAGAAGCGTCCGATTATGAACTCGTCTTACGTCAGGACGAAGATGAGACGGTGCTGCCGTTGCCGGATCTAGAAGCGGACGCGGTGCCGATTGAGCTCGCCATTGACGAGGGACGTCTCTTACTCGCAACTTCTGACAATAGCGTCTATTTGTATGAAGAGGGGAGTTGGTCGACACTCCTTCAAACAGGTGCAGCGAAGTGA
- a CDS encoding sensor histidine kinase has translation MPWRNSLPFRISLVFLLTTLLIESVLFMLLYHTLLGERVVEEIDRLESRAESHANVLAMSFDTETISHVAAMESETDTKVAIVAPDHRLIDTSNRFPAVLSTFIRDASDQSAFDQTVVLETDWENKPYLAVRTPIESMDETTRYGYVYMFLPTEIIHGISHRLQLRFLYITAIALIVTALTFILLSRLISNPIQQLRRATENVLTRPGELTLPTSRVDEIGELARSIESMSLELAHLKKERNQFLSDLAHEIKTPLTYLQGYAEIASKPQTPVALKEQSIQTILEESQALTELVENAFQLAQLDENTFTLHKDDILVSQLGDDLTRVLASMFRVTPILFDSRLSMLSDVSLRIDHNRIIQVFRALGHNAIEHSGAAHVTLDGALMKDTITFTLRDDGKGIPEEDLPYIFERLYRVEKSRSRRTGGSGLGLAIAQQIIELHEGSLDVASDRSGTTFTITLPLLTK, from the coding sequence ATGCCTTGGCGAAATAGTCTCCCGTTTCGAATCAGTCTCGTCTTTTTGTTGACGACGTTACTGATCGAAAGCGTCTTGTTCATGCTTTTGTATCACACCTTGCTCGGGGAACGAGTCGTTGAGGAGATCGACCGGCTCGAGTCGCGGGCGGAAAGCCATGCTAACGTATTGGCGATGAGCTTTGATACGGAAACGATTTCGCACGTCGCGGCGATGGAAAGTGAGACCGACACGAAAGTCGCCATCGTCGCACCGGATCATAGGCTGATCGACACATCCAATCGATTCCCCGCCGTCTTGTCGACGTTCATCCGAGATGCTTCGGACCAGTCCGCCTTCGATCAGACGGTCGTGCTCGAGACGGACTGGGAAAACAAGCCGTATCTCGCCGTCCGGACGCCGATCGAGTCGATGGATGAGACGACACGTTACGGCTATGTGTACATGTTCCTTCCGACAGAGATCATCCACGGGATCAGCCATCGTTTGCAGCTCCGTTTCCTCTACATCACCGCCATCGCGCTCATCGTCACGGCCTTGACGTTCATCTTGCTCAGTCGATTGATCTCCAACCCGATTCAACAGCTCCGCCGAGCGACCGAGAACGTGTTGACGCGACCGGGTGAGCTGACCCTTCCCACTTCACGTGTCGATGAGATCGGGGAGCTCGCACGCTCCATCGAATCGATGTCGCTCGAGCTGGCGCATCTAAAAAAAGAGCGGAATCAATTTCTGTCCGATCTCGCCCATGAGATCAAGACACCGCTCACGTATTTGCAAGGGTATGCGGAGATCGCGTCCAAGCCTCAAACGCCCGTCGCTTTGAAGGAACAGTCGATTCAAACGATATTGGAAGAGAGCCAAGCGTTAACCGAGCTCGTCGAGAACGCGTTTCAACTCGCCCAACTCGATGAGAACACGTTCACGCTTCATAAAGACGACATCCTCGTCTCACAACTAGGTGACGACTTGACACGTGTCCTCGCGTCCATGTTTCGTGTCACGCCGATCCTGTTCGACAGCCGACTCTCGATGTTGTCCGATGTATCCCTTCGCATCGACCACAATCGAATCATTCAAGTGTTTCGCGCGCTCGGGCATAACGCCATCGAACATAGCGGTGCGGCGCACGTCACACTTGATGGTGCTTTGATGAAAGACACGATCACGTTCACCCTCCGAGACGACGGCAAGGGCATTCCGGAGGAAGATTTACCGTACATCTTCGAACGTCTGTATCGTGTCGAGAAGTCCCGTTCGAGACGCACGGGCGGGAGCGGACTCGGACTCGCCATCGCGCAGCAGATCATCGAATTGCATGAAGGGTCGCTTGACGTCGCTTCCGACCGTTCAGGGACGACCTTCACGATCACGCTCCCGCTCCTAACAAAATAG